Sequence from the Candidatus Amarolinea dominans genome:
GGCCGCGGTGTTGGTGATGACCTGCCCGCTGACCGCACCCAGCGCCTGCGCCTGGAACGTGCCGGTCAGCGTCGCGCCCGCGGCCAGTTGGCCGATGACCCACTCCAGCCGGCGCTCGGCCTCCAGGTAGCTGAAATCCCCCTCCCCGGCCGGCCAATAGGCCAGCTCCAGCGGCAGGGTATCGCTCACCACCAGCCCGCTCAGGGCGCGGTCGGCCAGGGTGTTGGTGATGACCACGGTGTAGGTGACCACCCCGGCCGGCTCGACCTGCCGCGGTGCCGCGGCCAGCGTCAACTGCACCGGCGCAGGCGCGGGCGTCGCACCAGGATCGGAAATGAGATCGAAATTGGGATCAGGGGACATGGGTTTAGTAGCGGTATTTATCTGGGGGGGGGGGGGTAGCAGCAGCCGCCGTGGAAAAGAGCAGGCTGAATACTACCAACAGATGAACCAACGACGACAGGCGCGGCGCGAGCCGGCCGCGAGCAGAATGTCGAGAAGAGAGGAGAGAGAAAGTAGAACACCAGCGTAACATGACAACGGACTCCTTTCGTGCAGCAATCGAAACGGCTGGGGTCAGGGACATTTTCCTGACTGCTGTAAGGAGGTCGCGGGCGGGAGAGAGAACTCTCGCCGGGGACTTCCGACGGCGGGAGACGACTCGGAAGGCGGGGGGCATGCTTGTGGCTGGTCACAGCATACCACGCGCGCGGCGATCTGTCAAGAGGCAAATTCGGGTGACGACAGGGAGTCACGAAGGAACCAAGGAATACTCCTTTGTGTCTTGGCGTCCCTGTGTGACCAAGAAAGAAATCTCACACAAAGACACGAAGAACACAAAGGAATCAGAGAATACTCCTTTGTGTCTTGGCGTCCCTGTGTGAGCAAATCCCGTTAACGCAAAAGACGCCAGAGGCGCAGGAGACGCAAGGGTTACTTGAAAACCCTTTGCGTCCCGGCGTCTTGGCGTCCCGGCACCCCGGCGTTGAAAAAATGGAACTATCAGGCCATTGCGGCTGCGAAGCGCTTGCTGACCTCGTCCCAGTTGACGGTGTTCCACCACGCGGCCAGGTAGTCGGGCCGGCGGTTCTGATACTTCAGGTAGTAGGCATGTTCCCACACGTCAATGCCCAGGATCGGGGTGTGCCCGTCCATCAGGGGGCTGTCCTGGTTGGCTGTGCTATAGGCGGCGAGCTTGTGCTTGCCGTCCACCACTAGCCATGACCAGCCGCTGCCAAAACGGGTAACGCCGTTCTGCGTGACCTTGGTCTTGAAATCGGCAAAGCTGTTGAACGTGCCGGCAATGGCCTCGGCCAGCGCGCCGGTCGGTTCCCCGCGGCCGCCGGGAGCCATGATCTCCCAAAATAGCTTGTGATTGTGATGCCCGCCGCCGTTGTTGCGCACAGCCGTGCGGATGCTCTCCGGCACGCCGGCGATCTCAGCCAGCAGGGCCTCCAGCGGTTTCTCGGCCAGTTCGGGCGCATTGGCCAGCGCGTTGTTCAGGTTGGTGACATAGGCCTGATGATGCTTGTCGTGGTGAATCTGCATCGTCAGTTCATCAATGAATGGTTCCAGTGCGTTGTATGCATAGGGTAAAGGTGGAAGCGTATGAGCCATCGGTGATTTCTCCTTCGTTCTGTTTTCTTTCGTGATTGTTCGGAACAGCCATCATTTTACTACAATGCGCCGGTGTTGTCAACTTTAGCAACACTAATGTTGCTTTACTCGCAATCAGATAGAGCCTTTGCGCCCTCGCGTCTTCGCGTTGAAATATCTTCCCGTCAGCAAACCATGCTCCGCCGCGGACAGCGCCGTCACGCCGGAGGCGTGACCTACGGGGGGAGCGTCAGAAGGCAGCGTCGGCAAACGTACACACCTGGCTGAGGCGGCCCACACGGCGGGCCATGTGCAGCTCGGGCCACGGTTCGCCCAAAATGCCGTCATGAATCGCCCAACTGCGCCCGCGCACGGTGCGGCCGGCGTCCAGCGGCCGGAAAGTGCTGCCATCCAGGCGGCCGGCCAGGTCGCCGTCGCGAAAGCGCCGATCGAGGTCTTCCATGAATCGCTGACCGGTCAGGTAGAAAAAGCCCCAGCGCTCCAGCAGGATGGCGTTGTGATAGGCCAGCGGCTGGGCAAAGATGTACTGCTTGCCCCACGCGGCCGCCAACCGTTCGACGCGCGGCAGCAGGCGGCGGCTGACCAGCCCCAGCCCGGCGCGCACCTGCCCGGGCGTCAGGCCGGCGCGCAGAGCGGCCTCTTCTGCAGCCAGATTGCGCGCCACTAACCCCAACAGCGTGGGATGTCCTGCGCTGTCGTAATCAATGTCGAACCGCTCTGCGTCCAGGTTGTTGACCACCACCAGGTAGATTTGCAACTGGCCGTTGCTGGTCTCGCCAAAGTGCAGGAGCAGCGCCGGGTCTTGATCCCCGCGCTGGCGCCAGATCGTCAGTTCGACCATGGCGCTGTTGGCGTTGGTGGCCAGGCGCAGGGCGAAGTCGCCATGCCGGTCGCGCAGTGACTGTTCGTCAATCTCACAGGTGGTCAGCAGCAGGTTGGGAATCAAAGGGCGAAAGGCCTTGATCTGCTCAGGCAACGGCAACTGGCACAGGTCGCGTAAGGAAACATACTGGGCGCCTGGGGCGGGTGCTTCTGTCTCAGGCAAGGCCGGCGGCGGCGGCTGGTGCGGCCTTTGAACTTTCAGCGCACGCAGATAGGGCGGCAGCGCGCTGTTGTGTTCAAGGTCATCCAGAATGTGACGCGCCATCGTCTGCACTTGGGGTTTCCAATGGGTGCTGAACGGCTCTGCCAACGCCCGTATCTGCGCCTGCCACGGGCGACCAGATGCACTGCCCGCCAGGGTGCGAATCCCCTCCAACATGCCGTCCACCTGGTGCGTGTTGGCCTGATGGCCGATGGCCTGCGCCAGCTCCTCCCAGGCTTCTTGTAGCAGGTCTTGATCGCCGGCCATCAGCCGCGCCAGGGTCTGCGCGGCAAAGGCGCGGGCGGCAGCGCTGCGCTGATCCCACAGGGCGCGGCGCAGCGCTGCCATCTCCGGCGCGCTGCGCAGAGGTTTCAAGCTCCAGTCGGCCACCGCCTCCAGCGCGCGCACGACATCCCGATGCGCATCGAGGTCGTCCCAGTCGGTCAGCGCGGCCAGCAGTTGCGGGACCACCGGCGCCAGTGTGGCCGGCCGGTGCAGGCCAATGTCGGCCAGCCTGGCCGCGGCCTGCGCTTGCCGGTCCTTGTCGTCGCCGTGCAGCAGCGCGACGACATCGGGTAAGGCCAGATCGCCAACCGAGACAGTCGGCGCCTGTATCGCGGCCGATTCATCCCCTGACGCGACGGCAAGCGTGCTTTCCTCCAGGACAGTCATTCCAGGTGTCGTCATAGGTCATTCCCCTTCTCCGGCGGTCGAAAATCTATTCTTGCTGACTGATTTTAGTGTAACATACATGACGCAGTGCGTCAAGCACCGCGTAAAGCCCCAAATTGCCTTGTGTGTCAATTTGGAGTAAACTCCCCCAATCCATCGTCTGCCCCCAACCGCCCATCGGCGCTGCAAAGCCCGATTCCATCTGCTGGAGGAATTCATCGTGCGTCCGCCTGCTGAAGCAACCGAAAAGGTCCCTCTCGTCACCAAATTGGCGTTCGGCGCGGGAGATGTCGGCCCCGCCATCGCCACCGCCATCATGTCCTTTTTCCTGCTCTTTTTCCTGACCGACGTGGCCCGCCTTAATCCCGCCGTGGCCGGCGTCATCCTGCTGCTCACCAAAATCTGGGATTCTGTCAATGATCCCATTGTGGGTGTGCTTTCGGACCGCATCAAGACGCGCTGGGGCCGCCGCCGGCCCTGGTTCCTGTTCGGCGCCATTCCCTTCGGCCTGACCTTTTTCCTGCTCTTTCTTGTACCGCAGGTCAGCAACAATGGCAAATTCTGGTACTACCTGGTCGTCTCTCTGCTCCTGGACACCGCCTTCACGGTGGTCAACGTGCCGTACACCGCGCTGACGCCCGAACTGACGCGTGATTACGACGAGCGCACCAGCCTGAACTCCTTTCGCTTTGCCTTCTCCATCGGCAGCGGCCTGATTGCCGCGGTCCTGCATCCCCTCATCGTCAACGCCGTGCAGCCGAGCATGGGCATCCAGGGCGCCTATGCCGTGTCGGCCGGCGTCTGGGCCATCTGCGCCACCCTGCCCTTCTTCTTCGCCTTCTGGGGCACCTACGAACGCCATCAGGAGTCGGAACAGGAGGAGATCCCGTTCTTCGATGGCCTCAAGATCACCTTCAGAAATCGCGCCTTTCGTTATGTTACCGGCATCTACCTGCTCTCCTGGCTGGTGGTGCAAACAGTCTCCACCATCGTCATCTACTACATGACCTACTGGCTGCGCCAGCCCGGCCTGGTGCCGGTGGTGATTCTGGCGGTGCAGGGCAGCGCGCTCATCTGGCTCTTCATCTGGACGGCCGTCAGCCGCCGCACCGGCAAGAAAGGCGTCTACTACCGCGGCATGATCTTCTGGATCGTCGTGGCCTTCGCCCTCTTCCTGGTGCAGCCGGACTGGCCCAGTTGGGTCATCATCGCGCTGGGCGCGCTGGCCGGCGTTGGCGTGGCCACGGCCTACCTGGTGCCCTGGGCCATGCTGCCCGACGTGATCGAGCTGGACGAACTGGAAACCGGCAAGCGGCGTGAGGGCGCGTTTTACGGCTTCTTCGTACTCTTGCAGAAGCTCGGCCTGGCGCTCGGCCTCTTCCTGGTCAGCCAGGTGCTCAACTGGACCGGTTACATCACGCCGCCCGAAGGCGCCACCACACTCATCGTGCAGCCGGACAGCACGCTGCTCGCCATTCGTCTGATGATCGGCCCCATTCCCGCCTTCATCCTGGCGGCCGGCATCTACCTGGTGTACAAATTCCCCATCACCAAAGAAAATCATGAAGAAACGCTGCGGGAATTGGCGCGGCGCCGCGCCGCAACGACACTCTCAGCCTGACCAACGCATGAAGAATCTCAGCAAGAATCGCAACATCACCATCCTGTTCTTCACCATGATCGTGGTCATGCTCGGTTTTGGAATAATGGCCCATTCATTTTCATTATTAGCGAGGTATCATGACACCAACCTTCAATGGTACACTGGCGCTGCTAGGCGCCGGCGAATATCTACCAGTCGTCGAAGCGATAGACCGCTTCTTGCTCAGCCGCTTGCCCGCGCCCCAGCGTGTGGTCTGCCTACCCACGGCGGCCGGCGCGGAGAGCGAGGAGCGCCTGCGCTATTGGGCCGATTTGGGCATCAACCACTTCACCCGCCTGGGTGCAGAGGTGCAGTCACTGCCCGTATTTGATCGCGCCAGCGCCCAAGATACCCGCCTGGCCGACCAGGTGGCCGAGGCCAACTTCGTCTACCTGTCCGGCGGCAGAGCCACCTACCTGTACGATGTTCTCGTGGGCACCCCGGTCTTCGACGCCATCATGTACGTCCTGGACACCGGCGGGGTCGTGGCCGGCTGCAGCGCCGGCGCCATGATCTGGGGCGAGCA
This genomic interval carries:
- a CDS encoding DUF11 domain-containing protein, with protein sequence MSPDPNFDLISDPGATPAPAPVQLTLAAAPRQVEPAGVVTYTVVITNTLADRALSGLVVSDTLPLELAYWPAGEGDFSYLEAERRLEWVIGQLAAGATLTGTFQAQALGAVSGQVITNTAAIVSEEVGAGVTASAAITITAAPCLGEDCAPTPTAEPPTATPTAEPPPCQDEECTPTPTATPPRMRSDANADRHLDADGDANADGCTVTPARMMRGVRRRRRHLDAGAGAG
- a CDS encoding superoxide dismutase, with translation MAHTLPPLPYAYNALEPFIDELTMQIHHDKHHQAYVTNLNNALANAPELAEKPLEALLAEIAGVPESIRTAVRNNGGGHHNHKLFWEIMAPGGRGEPTGALAEAIAGTFNSFADFKTKVTQNGVTRFGSGWSWLVVDGKHKLAAYSTANQDSPLMDGHTPILGIDVWEHAYYLKYQNRRPDYLAAWWNTVNWDEVSKRFAAAMA
- a CDS encoding MFS transporter, whose translation is MVRPPAEATEKVPLVTKLAFGAGDVGPAIATAIMSFFLLFFLTDVARLNPAVAGVILLLTKIWDSVNDPIVGVLSDRIKTRWGRRRPWFLFGAIPFGLTFFLLFLVPQVSNNGKFWYYLVVSLLLDTAFTVVNVPYTALTPELTRDYDERTSLNSFRFAFSIGSGLIAAVLHPLIVNAVQPSMGIQGAYAVSAGVWAICATLPFFFAFWGTYERHQESEQEEIPFFDGLKITFRNRAFRYVTGIYLLSWLVVQTVSTIVIYYMTYWLRQPGLVPVVILAVQGSALIWLFIWTAVSRRTGKKGVYYRGMIFWIVVAFALFLVQPDWPSWVIIALGALAGVGVATAYLVPWAMLPDVIELDELETGKRREGAFYGFFVLLQKLGLALGLFLVSQVLNWTGYITPPEGATTLIVQPDSTLLAIRLMIGPIPAFILAAGIYLVYKFPITKENHEETLRELARRRAATTLSA
- a CDS encoding Type 1 glutamine amidotransferase-like domain-containing protein, whose protein sequence is MTPTFNGTLALLGAGEYLPVVEAIDRFLLSRLPAPQRVVCLPTAAGAESEERLRYWADLGINHFTRLGAEVQSLPVFDRASAQDTRLADQVAEANFVYLSGGRATYLYDVLVGTPVFDAIMYVLDTGGVVAGCSAGAMIWGEHIPRFPPPPVCQPGLAYLPNAIILPHFDEISHLMTNILHFVLGNGHTLVGIDCNTALICMDSILTVAGSGGVTVWDASRKERYTAGETVSLPTS